Genomic DNA from Vanrija pseudolonga chromosome 3, complete sequence:
aaccccctcccccttcaTATCTCGATTTTTTTTCAGGCTCCGTGCCACTCTAAGTCCCAACAACACCGCTCACCGCCCCTCTttgctgcgtgcgtgcgtgctcaCAAGTGTATAGCACACGACACACGTTGCAAAGCACGCAGGCCGCACATAAAGCTGTACTTTGTACGACGACATTGATAGACTTGTCATCTGGAATTCCACACATTACAATCTGTCCGGCCGGTAGCACGCACACCACACATCGACTTGGCCGCACCATTGGATCCACACCGCCATCTACATACCCACCACAGTCATCCCACCTCGCACGCCACACAGCAGAGCAGCCTCGGGGAAAGAGTCGCGACGGAAACACGAGGTGCGTCCTGCCCTGCCTTGTCTCATTGCACGCCTCCTGCATACAACCAGCCCGCTCGCGTGTTTGCCACCACGCTTTCAGGAGCCCGACCGCGACGATCCtctggtggcgacgagctgaATCGTTTTTGTTGTCCGCTCGACCCTGGCAAGGTATAACAGGATTGTCCTTTGCATACTCTGTCCCCTCGTCCCCTCTATCTCTCACTCTTCATTGCCCATTTTtgccgctggccgctggcgtTGTTGGACGATCGGAGAGCTGACGACGGCCACTCTTCAGTATCCCACTCAAGACCAATCGGGTTGTGCCTCCGTCACGAATCCTGGCCTCACtgtccccctcctcccacctCACCCCACTCTTTCTCGACTCGCCTGTTCCCACCAGCAGCAGACATGCAGCACCTAGGCGGATTCCAGCAACCCTCGGGCCTCCCGTTGACGTCACCTCCGCTCGTCTCCTCGTCAGCGACTGTCCCCTCGGCTGCGGCCAAGCTGCAGCAGGGGACTTGGGGGCCAACGCCACAGCCCCACCCCCTTTCAACCTCGTACTCTAAACCATTGGCTCTCGGTCCATCTTTTGGTGGTCTCACAGCCGAACACCACCCTTACCAACACCAGCACCAGAACTCGTCAAACCAGCTAGGTCCACCCGCCACCATGAGCTTTCAGACCCCCCGCGGATTCCCACAGGCCAACGAGCACATGTACTACAGTGGACACACCCAGAGCATCACTCCTCGCTTTGCGGGGTATGATGCGGGTGTGAGCGCCTATTCCCAACCACTGCTACCCGCTCAAGGCAATCTTGCGCCCCAGCAACAGGAGGACGATCGCTGGTATTCTCAACCACCAGACCCGACTCGATCGCCCACCAAGAGGGGAAAAGGCCAGAAGAAGGCGGATGGCAAACAGGCCACCTTCCTAACAAAGCTTTACAAGTGAGTCAAGCCTACACGTCAACTCACATGTGCGCACGGCCGCTTTCTGACCTTCACAGCATTCTGTGAGACACGACGCTTGGGACCAGTGGCTGACCTCCAGCGAGCAACCAGAGTACAACCATGTGAGTAATACATGTACCTTCGAGTGCACTAATTTTTGCAGATAATTAGATGGGATCAGACTGGGGAGACCATCATCATCGAGCGTCCAGAGGAACTCGCGGACAAGATCCTCCCCATTGTTTATCGCCAGAGCCGATTTGCTAGCTTTTCAAGACAGCTGAACGTaagagggggaggagagggtTTAAATCCTGACGCTAACCTTTTCTAGATCTATGGCTGGATGCGCAAAGTTAGCCTACGCAACGTCGAGAACGGGATCGTCGACCCAGACGCCAGCATGTGGTGTGAGTTCAGCCTCCTTCTGCCCCGTGCGTCCGGTGCTCACAAGGTGCCACAGCGCACAAGAGTCTGCGGCGAGACTCGCCCAAGGATTTGATCCTGACCTTCAAGCGCCGTGTTCCTCCGCGCCCAACCCAGGCCCAGAAGAATGCCAGGCTCCAGAACGAAATCCAGTTGCTAAGTTCCGACTCTGACGGCTTCAactcccccgccgccgacgcgtaCTCTAATTACCGCCTCAACGATCTCGACGGCAGACCCTTGTCGAATGTCACGCTGGACAACCCTCACCTCGTccctgctggtgctggttCGATTGGCATGCACCACCAGACTGGCGTTCCTAGGGGTGAGACGAGCCCAAAGGTGGTTCCCCGTCCGTTTGCGGTACCGAGCACTGCCCCTGCTACCGCCATTCCCATCCACCGAGGCCACTCACTGCACTTCATGGTCCCagccgccagagccaccgTGCACTCTGCGccagcgacgtcgacgagctttTCGGGGGTGAGCTCGTCGTTCACCTTTCCGGGTACGCAGGGCGGAAAGTTTGGAACCGACCCGCTACCGAAGCCAGTGCTCCCTACCTCGGCCAGGTTTGCACCGACCTGGATGGGCGGCGGAGACGTTAGACTCGATAACGCCGACCCCCTCCTTCGCGGAACGACCGACGACCCGACTTACCGCATCGATGATGGGACGACCTGGGCTCGCAGAGGCCAGGGTGTGCTCGGCGAAGGCATGAAGCCTACATCGTCGGCATCTCTCTACCCGTCTTCTCTTCCCTCGAGCATCAACTACAATCCGTCGCTTGCCCAGGAGCCTCTGCGGGAGCCTCTTCCTTCTGGTTCTTCCTCCTTCTCCGAATTTGGTAAGGCAATGAGCCCAAACAATCAGCCGACCACCTCTTCCCACGGATCTCCAGTCCAGGCAGGTGCTGTGACAGAGCTTCAGGCGCAGACCATTTCGCCGGGGGTCTACAGCTCGCGAGCCTTCGGAAACGCCGCGCCTCCCGCTCCCCAGGCCAATATCACCACTCGATCGTGGCCCCCTCGTGGTGTTGGCGGGTCCAACGCGGGGTCTGGTACccccccacctcctcgctcgccgaccatCATCAAGCACGAACGCCGGCACTCGAGCTCCAAGGCACCGTACACCCCACCGAACAGCACCCGCGAGGTCAACACTCAGACCAGCACAACTGGACCGGGTGGCCCAGTCCGCCACACTCACACGAAGCGCAGCTCGCTTTCCCAGGTGAACACGacgctgccactgccgcgcgacgaggaggcgctccCGAGCGCCAACTTGCCCGGCCAGCCCGAGCTGTTTGGCGAGCTTGACAGGCCTGTCGAAGTTGTGGAGGGGTGAGTCGAGAACTGTGCGGCTTAGGTCTGTGCGTTTTACTCACGTTCGTCAGCCTATGAGAtctgtcgtcgcgctcgtcgcttCGGTCGGTCAGGATCGGTCAATTGGATCTCTCACGAACTGGTTACGAATCACATGAGCATCTACGAGTGGCACGTTTTTCTCTATACACCATTGCAGACCGTTACTCATCTCCACCCCAACCCCACTGTATACATACAGGCTGTGTTGTATTTGTCTCGCTCGTTTCCGTAGGCAGTAGACACTGTGTCGTTGATGATGATCTGTGAcaaggcggcgagcgagcagggaGCGAGGCtggcagccagcagccaggaGCCAGGGAAGTGCCACATGACCAAGTTTAACCGACCCCTCCACTTTTCCACCTGGCCACCACCTTCTTTCCAACTTCGAAACACAAATGACTGACAGTGACAGACAAGGATAATACACTGTTGACCACTCGTCTCACCTCATCCATCCGCACGTCGCAGTCACAggaccgccgtcgccgttgtcgccgaagccgccccacgcccgccgctACACCGGATCCGCGATCGCCCAAaaccggcgccgccgtcgccgtccctctttctctcccctccccccaccctccTTCCTTTATCCACAATGGCAAacctcggcgtgcccgtcaAGCTCCTGCACGAGTCCCTGGGGCACATCATCACGGTCGAGCTCAAGaccggcgaggtgggtggtgtggtgtgacTGCGAGTTGCTCGGCGCTAACGCGCCTCGCTAGATGTACCGCGGCAAGCTgatggaggccgaggacTCGCTCAACATGGCCTTGCGCGAGATCACCgtcacggcgcgcgacgggcgcgtgagccagctcgagcaggtgTACATCCGCGGTAGTATGGTGAGTcaggcgccgagccgcgcagcggcgaggcggcgtgcaAGGCGCGGGGGAGCGAACGGCATGGCATGTTGCGCACGCGACCGTGACCCCGAAGACGAGGTTGTTATCTCGCgctgccccgcccgccccccgcgccgctcgcccccaccgccgcccccactcacacccccaggtCCGCTTCATCATCGTccccgacctgctcgccaaCGCGCCCATGTTCAAGCGCGTCGGCCCCAACGCCATGCGGGGGCGCGGTATCGGTGCTGCTCGTGGTCGCGCTACCATCCAGCGCGCCAacgcacgccgcggcggaccgCCCCGCAGCCAGGGTGTGCGCCGTTAGTAGACGTTGTATGTTAGGCGTAGGCGGGCGGCGTAGTAGTgattggcgacgacgagatggcgaTATGCAGCTATACAGATCGACCCCTGGAGggatgtggtggtggaccAGCTCACAACGCCACCTCGACACAGCCACGACACGGGTGCATCCCGCACACAGGCTACGCATACGCTACGAGTACGCCTACAATATGCCTAGCTAGAAATTAAGCACATCctcgagccgctgccgcggcaGCTTGGCCACCTCGGGCTTGATGGCCGCCAACAGgttcttggccgcctcgttGCCGGGCTGCAGACGCAGCACCTGCTTCaggtccgcctcggcgtcgcgccagcGCTGCAGGCCCTTGCGGGCGACCGCGCGCTGGTAGAAGGCCTTCGAGTTCTTGGCGTCCTTGTTGAGAATGTGCTGgcagtcgagctcggccagctcgtggTTGCCTAAGTGGTTGTGCGCGACAGCGCGGTTCGAGTAGTAGACCGtcttcttgccgtcgaggctGATCGCGCGCGTGTACCGGTCCACGGCGTTGGCATGCTCCTGGTTGTTGACAGACACGTTCCCAGCCGCCTTCTCACGCGCGCCAAACTCCTCGGTCCACTTGTCCATGCACTCGACCCACTTgcgcccctcgcccagcGGCCTGCCCTTGCGCGTCGCGGCAGCCTCGGTAAGGCGCCGGTACAGCGCAACGGGGTGGACGCTCTGCAGTGCCtcaatgtcggcggcgtacgcACCGTACGTGAACGGCGAAGTCGTAGTGGCTGTCTTGTGCAGGAGCTGCTGGGTCAGGCTTCATTCCGAGGATGCCTACCCACCTTGACAAAGTGCCGAAATGTCAACACGACAGCCATGTTGCGCACAGCAGGATCGGCCTCTGCCCACTCCTGAGGCAAGTACACCTTGCGCACCACCGGCTTGGCGACCTTGGGCGGCACCTTGACCGTCTTGTTCAACCGCGCCTTGGTCCGTCCTGAGGTCATCTTGCGGCCACCATTCTTGCCACCATTGGCTGTCGCGGCGCCTGCCTCGGacccgtcgtcatcgtcgaggttgagcgccgcctcgaggccctccAGGGCAGCAGCCGCATTCGTACTAGGGCCGTAACGGCTCTCCACCGACGGGTcagccgcgccgagctccttgagaCGCCATCGCAGGTGCTCCTCAACGGCTAACACGTCGGTCATTTGAGGATGGGCGAATATGGGCGGGCGCCGCGGGTCGGAcacgggcgtcggcgcgcgcttcGGGTTATGCACAAAGCCCTGTCCGCTGGGCAGAGCATCGACTCCCACCGGTTCTGACAGTCCGGCCTTGAGAGACgagcgctcctcgcgctcgcgcgcctgcgcctgcgtcTCAATCTGGCCAGCCCAGCCTTCCGCAACGGGGctgtcggccagctcgaaAGGGAGGAGGGCAACGGGTGCCTTTCGGACCGCAACCGCCGCATGGAGACAATCTGGGCACGCCAGAAGCTGGCAGAGACACCTGGCatggtcgtcgtcctcgccgggcgcgccgtggggtgggccgaggtcgtgggCGCAGACACCGTCCCGAGGGAGCCCGGCGGTGACGTTGGGCTGTGCACCCaggccgcccgccccgatcgctgctgcggccgtgGCCATGGCCGAGCTCTCGCCCCTGTGAGCGAGATCGGCTGGCACGAGACGCCCAGACAGCCGGCGCTCGAGTTCGGCATACAAGTGgtcgagcatgtcggccATAAATATTTGGTCGAGCGCCGGGCCGCCGTGCACAATCTGTCGCCTCATAaatgacggcgaggcgccTGCGAGGATCAGGCTAATGATAAAGGTGGGGATAGTGCGCGTGAAGACGTGGTGAAAGGCCTCGGTCCTACGATCGGATCGGAATCAGCACCATGTCAGATCTCAGCGCTACTCACCAGCACGACTCGACCCAGGTGTCGTATTCGCGACGGACCAGCACGGCCACGTCCTCGACAatcgtctcgagctcgtcatcgCTAAGATTTGCCGTGCGCTCCGTGTTGTGGACGCCTCGGTCCGGCCATCTGCGGTGAACGGGACAGCTCGGACCAGAAGCGTCACCGGTCCGGTTGAGCGGCTCCTGATGTCTCCCCgggagctggaggaggggcagctggggcggcggcgcgggctggcggtatgcgctcgctgctgccgcgaTGCTGTCCGGGCTCATGTCGGGCAGGACTGGCGGGAAGATGGAGGGCAGCGCGTGCGCATTTGGAAAGCGCATGAGCGGAGGTGGCATGATGAAGGAGGTTGTTGGGCCATGCGGTGGGGAGTGTGGGGCTCGGTAGACAGGAATAAGGGGAGCAGACCGGCCGATGAAGATGACTTGATgtcgtcggcaaggaggaTGTGTGAGATGGGACTGGGAGATGGTCGAGATGGACGTTGCCAGATTGAGACGCACAAGAtggtgctgcctgcctcgacACGGCCGTCGCATCGCACCGCCGGACGAGACAGAGCCTGATGTCAGAGACGACACAGAGTACAAGACCGGTGACGGAAGCAACATTATCAAATCACACGTCATTGTTTCCGGCCTGTCACCaacaacccccaccccccctctcgacctcgtcgcgatCGAGGCAATGTCACGAAGCATCCACTGTTGTCCTTTACTCTCGCATCCACAGCCATCAACGACCGCTAGAGCTCCCAAACGATGGTCTACAACGGAGGTGGGTGATATACATACCCTCTTccacccgctcacacccgcagACGAGGTCTCGGCCGTCGTGGTCGACTTTGGATCGCACACCACGCGTGCAGGATGGGCCGGCGAAGACAGCCCGCGCGTTGTCACGCCGTCGTTCTACGGCTACGCCGACGTCCCTCAGCCGTCTGGTTCGGGGTCCACGTCCAACGGGACCGCGACGGACGCGCCGGCCAACGGTGACGACCCGATGGACGGCACCGGagacgagggcaaggtcggcgccACGAAGCGCAAGTACTACTTTGGTgatgacggcgtcggcgtctggcGGAACGGCATGGAGGTCGGAAACTTCATGGTCGACGGCATTGGTGCGTTTTGGAACGTTGGTGCGGCGCTCACGCATCAGtcaacgacggcgaggcggccggaAACATGCTCAAGTACCTCTTGAGGGATCGTCTCTCGGTTGACCCATCCGAGCACCCCCTGTTCCTCACTGAGCCTGCATGGAACTCGCCAAAGGCCCGTGAGACGCTCACTCAGATTGCCTTTGAGCAGGAGGAGGTCCCGGCCATGTACTTTGGTTCGAGCGGCGTCTTGTCCGCGTAGGTTTGAAGATGAGGGACTCGCGACTGACGGCGTCCAGTTTCTCGGCTGGCAAGCGCaccgcgctcgtgctcgacgtcggacATATCAACAGCAGCGCGGTTCCTGTTGTTGACGGATACGCGCTGCGTGCGGGAACGATGCGCCAGCcactggcgtcggcgctcgtcaTCTCGCAGCTGCACCACCACTTCTCCAACCCCACGCCCTCACGGTCGTTCCCGTTGTCGCTCCTTCCCCGCCACCTgatcgcgcgccgcgacacGACCGCCGAACCCGGCAGCGAGCCGCACCCCACCCTCCGGGAGGACCGGTTGCCTggcacgacggcgtcatGGCGCGCGTGGGCCGAGcagggcgtcgtcgacaactGGAAGGAGGCCTGCGGCGAGGTTCTCAGCCACCGTGGTTTCGACTTTGCGAACGCAAAAGACCTCCCCCAGGTTCTGTACGAGTTCCCCGACGGCTACCACCAGTACTTTGGCGAGGAGCGCTACCGCTTCACCGAGGCGCTGTTTGACCCCAAAAAGTACTTTGACCAGTCGTTTGAGCCCCCAGCTTCGCTCCGTGTCACGTCATCAGGCGACCACAGCCACTCGCTCAAGGAGGTGGTGCCCCTCTCGCAGCTGGTGCACGACTCGATCATGGCGTGCGATGTAGACGTCAGAGCGTCGCTCCTGCAGaacattgtcgtcgtcggcaacaCGTTCCTCACGCGCGGTCTGACTGAGCGTCTGGACATTGAGCTCGCTACTCTTCTCCCCAGCGTGAGTAACTCTCCCTTGCACTGAATGCTGAAACTGTGCAGCAAAAAATCAAGGTGCATGGCTTTGAGCGCAAGTATGCGCCgtggctcggcggctcgATCCTGGCTTCCCTGGGCACGTTCCACCAGCTCTGGGTCACCAaggacgagtacgaggagCACGGTATGAACATTGTGCACCAGCGCTGCAAGTAGGCGTGGTGTGTCGTAGATGTAGCGTTGTGATGAATGTGCTAGTATCAATGGggactgggtgggtggggggcgaTGAGTCTCTTTGTGGGCCACACACGGTCCACGGAATGTGGCGCGGACATCCACATGCCGCAGGTACACCATCCGCCACAGGTCCACAATCCGCCACAGCTGCAGAGAAACCATGCATGCAGTAGTGTACAGAGCAGTACAAGTACAGTATATGTCTATTACCCGGATTGGGGGCCTGGACCCGTTTGGCTCTAATATCTATTAAATGGGGTTGGCAAACTTTGAGTTTGCCCTTATCCTCGCGCCGATACGTGCAAAGATGAATGGGAAGGGGAggcagagggcgagggcgccggcaAGGAGACATGTGCCGCCGACTGGCCCGAGCTTGCGGTACATTTGCTGCCCGAAGAGGGGGAACACGGCGGCGAACGCACTGCGCACAAACGAGTTGGACGCGAGGGCCGAGGCTGCGACGGGGCGgtacgcgtcgacgaggtacgTGAAGACGCTGGTGAAGCTGTATCCTACGCCCCAGCCGAAGAGCGACGTCATGATGATCGGCACGATCCAGTGCACGCTCTTGAAGCACGTCAGGCCGAAgaggagcacgccgagcgggcAGAGCACGGCGCCGTACTTGCCCGCGTAGAGCCGgtcctcgggcggcggcggcgcgccgagcttggccgcgcgccgcgcataCCGCTTGTTGAACAGCGGCTGCGTGAGCGCCGAGCATACCTGCCCGATGCCGATGCCCAGGAAGGCCATGCCCGTCGACTGCACGTTGAAGTTGTACTGCGTGCGGAAGACGAACGGGATGCCGCCAAAGAAGAGGTacatgacgccgaggacgatcGCGCTCCAGatgtcgaggaagaggaccATTGGCTGGGACGCGAGGAGGACTGGGGCGGTGGTCAGCGGGGGGAAGGCGCAACAAGGTAGGTAGGTACCCACTGAACGGCGTCTTGCACGATTTCGCGACTTCCCTCGCGAAGGAGCGGTTGGCGCGCTCAATCGGCGCGTAGTagcgctcgtcgccggtggACTTGCGGAGGCTGTGGGCGTTAGCTTTGTATGTTTGATGAACACGGCGTAACTCACGCCGTGGCCTTCCGTGCCAGCACGACCGGGTGGTATCCCTCTGGAATGACGACCCAAAGGAGGACGGTCATGACCGCCGCCCAGATGAGCTGGGTGTACGATACCCATCGCCAGTCGGGCTGGTTCTGCACGATGAAGCCGGAGACCAGAGGACCGACCACGGGGCCAAGGAACGGCGCGCCAGAGAAGATCATCATGGGGCTGTGGGGGAGGGAATGTCAGATTTGATTACGCTCTGCGATCATCGCCGCCGGGTATGATCCCGCTTCTGCACTCACGTGCCGACCTTGTGGTTTGGGAAGACGTCGGTGATGGCCGCGCCGGACACGCTGAGGAACGACGAGCCCGCAAAGCCCGTGAGGAAGCGGAAGACGTGGTACAGCACGATGTGGTTGGCGAACGCGACGGGGAGGTTGAACACTGTGTTGTTTGGTCAGTCAGCGGCGGCACAACACGACCCGACGACACCACGCACAGGTGAAGATGGTGAAGCTCCACAGAAGGACCTTTTGGCGGCCGATGAACTCTGACAGCgggccgaggaagagcgggccgacgccaaggcccaTGACGAAGAGCGAGATGCTGAGGATGGCCACCTCCTCAACGATGTGgaactcggcctcgagcccggGGTACGTGTTGGCCGTCATGGACGATGTGAAGGTCACGCAGACGCACGAGatggcgagcgtcgcgaccATGAGCCTGTGAGTGTTAGCGGGGTGTGCCCAGCAAGTAAGTGCATGCGCGCGCACCATTTGCGCCAGGAGGCAAGGTTGAACGGGCAGAGcgggtcgtcctcgccgtcgaaggacacctcgaacgcgtcggcgGAAGCGGCATCGGGTGCCACTGGAGCACTGGCGGGTGGCTGCTtctcgccgcctgctgcctcGAGATCTGGGccgagcgtcggcgtcatggtcgcctcgctcgtcgtcgatgccggCGTGGACGGCTGTGGAGGTGCTGCTTGTGATGCTGGTGTCGTTGTGCCCATTGCGATCAATGGTGGAGATGCTACGTCCGGGAGTGAGGGGGGGTCGGGAGCAGTGCTTGATGTGTTCCGACAGCTTTCCGGCTTTTAAGGAACGGCCCGAGATTGTTGTTGTCTGCTTTGCTGACTGACTCTGCGCCGCCACAGTGACAGCAACGGCAAAAAATGGAGATTCCGGAGTCCGCACGGATGTTCTTGTTCTGCGCAGCGCCCGCTGCGGTCTTTGCTGCTATTCAAAGATTGTAGAATGAGGTACTATGCAGAGGAGACTCAAGGCAACTAAGCATCGGCCCAGCCCCGACATGCACAAGTGACATGGTGGTTGCAAAGTTTTGTCGGCAGGCCGGAAATGATTGGCCTGTGACTGGTTGATAAGCACCAAGAAGCGCTCGCTATACTCGTCGCCGTTCGGATCGGAGATCAGCTCTACACACGGCACAGCGGCTCAGCGGACAGCGGACAGCGGAACGGACATGCTGACACGGCAACGCGGGGCACTGCCGCTGCGTGGCGAGTCGAATGCAAGTGATAGTGTACAACATGTGGAGTGGCGGTTGATGGGTAGGTGTATAGTGGGTACGGAGGAGTTGGTGGGAGGGATGACATGTGTGGCCTGCCTTTGGCGGACCCGCCGATGGGAGCTACCCGGagacgccgcgcaggccgccTGTCTTGCTCAACGCTCACACGGAGCTCGGACGACAGTACACGCCCACGGACGGATCAGACACTGCCGCCCGCTCGGCCCTTGTAGCCCAGACACACAAAGTATGCCTCGCTCGACTCTGCCCTGctggccttgggcttgtcgGTTACGACCTTGGCGAAGCACGGGTCGAGCTGCGTCTTCTTGaactcgacgaggtcggggtggtggaAATATTTCATGCTgcggggtgtcagcgagcTGGCAGGCAATTCCTCCCTTTCCCTgcacgcgccgacgcacaCCAGACTTCCGCCTGCATAGTAGTCGCCATCCGCGGgccggaggacgaggtgcgcaAACTCCGTAgcagcctcgacgaggtccaAGCTGGCCTGgacgtcgcgcacgcggtTCCCGCTCATGGCCGCCATCATGTCGGAGAGCACGACGTCCGCCGTGGTCCGGTCGTAGCGGTCtccggcggccagcagctgctcgacccgCGACCGCACGTCGGGCGCGAAAAAGTCCCCCGtgaccacctcgacgccagGCATAGGCTCGATAGGCagcaggtcgacggcgacgaccacgccgtgccggtgccggATCGCGCGCTCCGCCACCTGGCTCCAgccgcccggcgcggcgccgaggtcgaccacCGCGCGCCCGGACAGGATGGCAGGGTGCTtgcgcgccagctcgtcgagcttgaagCTCGATCGCGCGCGGTACGTTTTTGGCGTCTTGGctgtcgtgctcgcgctgtcctcgccggcgcgcgcgcgcacgaaCGGGTCCCGCGCTTGTCGCGCGAGCCACTGCtttgagctcgagctcgccttGAGGGctgggagcgcggcgcgcatgaAGGTGTAGTGGGTGGACGTCAAAAGTGGAGGCGGGAGTATAACGATATATTGACCGGctgcacgcggcgcggcactcggcgtcgtcggcgagatCCACGCGATCCAGACATTTCGTCGTCAATCCACTTGACTTGTGTCGTCCGACTTCATCAACCGACATGGTGAGTAGCTACACTTAGTAGCTGGTCTACACGCTCGCACCGCTGACGCGGTGCTCGCCTCCTCACAGGCCAACGCCTCCTCCAAGCGCATAGCCTCGGCCAACGCCTCCGCGCTCCAAGGCCTCGTCCGCAACCTGGTGCTCATCAatgcgctggcgctcgccgtccgctGGATGAAGGCGCGGCACTATGTCCGGCCGCTGATCCCCGGCGGCTTCGTGCTCTTCTTACACATCGTCGGTAtcggcgcgagcgtggcCATCTGGCGCTGGTTCGCGGCCATCGGCACGCCGGGGCGCGATGCCAAGGGCAatgtgcgcgtcggcgacgacctcgccggcggcggggttaTCGAGCTCGCGTGGGACGTGTGAGTGGGCCGTGGCGGACACTACGGGCGACTAGGCAGCGTGCTCACCCCCCACTCCAGCATCTACATGACCTGGATCTGCaccctcggctcggcgctcttCGGTAACTGGGTCTGGTGGGCATACCTCGTCATCCCCGCATTCGGCGCCTACAAGCTCTTCAACTTTGCCCGCCCTTTCCTCGGCATGTTCCTCCCTGGCATCTTTGGCCCCCGTCAGCCCCGCGcagagggcggcgccgagcccgccgccggcgctgctgccgacgagccggcagAGTCCAAGCGCCAGGCCAAGCTCCGCGCCCGTATGGAGAAGGGCGACAAGCGTGTCCAGCAGAAGCAGGTCCGTGCGGCGCGATAGGCATGGTGTGGATGTGATGCATTGCCGTGCTGCCTGATGGCAGGGTTGACGTTGAGTTCAGTGAAGAGACGCAGTCAGGCAGTCAGACGGCTACCCAGGAGGTCTGCCTCCAACTCTATGGCTCGCTCCACCACATGCCTCTCCTCTCACGGCTCACAAACACGCTCGCGGcccgccacccacaccccaccaGGAACTATCAATGCAATGCATAACCCCTACACACCCCTCACATGCCATCCTCAGTGCTGGTATCCTTGTCCGTCTTGTCGCGCGTGGCCCactccttggccgcgtcctTGACCGTCGTGCCGCGTGCCTTGACGATATCGACGACACCGTCGAGCCCGGGGCGGGGGATGGCGTCCTGTCCACGCT
This window encodes:
- the atB_1 gene encoding Efflux pump atB, encoding MGTTTPASQAAPPQPSTPASTTSEATMTPTLGPDLEAAGGEKQPPASAPVAPDAASADAFEVSFDGEDDPLCPFNLASWRKWLMVATLAISCVCVTFTSSMTANTYPGLEAEFHIVEEVAILSISLFVMGLGVGPLFLGPLSEFIGRQKVLLWSFTIFTLFNLPVAFANHIVLYHVFRFLTGFAGSSFLSVSGAAITDVFPNHKVGTPMMIFSGAPFLGPVVGPLVSGFIVQNQPDWRWVSYTQLIWAAVMTVLLWVVIPEGYHPVVLARKATALRKSTGDERYYAPIERANRSFAREVAKSCKTPFILLASQPMVLFLDIWSAIVLGVMYLFFGGIPFVFRTQYNFNVQSTGMAFLGIGIGQVCSALTQPLFNKRYARRAAKLGAPPPPEDRLYAGKYGAVLCPLGVLLFGLTCFKSVHWIVPIIMTSLFGWGVGYSFTSVFTYLVDAYRPVAASALASNSFVRSAFAAVFPLFGQQMYRKLGPVGGTCLLAGALALCLPFPFIFARIGARIRANSKFANPI
- the ENV10 gene encoding SRP-independent targeting protein 2 — encoded protein: MANASSKRIASANASALQGLVRNLVLINALALAVRWMKARHYVRPLIPGGFVLFLHIVGIGASVAIWRWFAAIGTPGRDAKGNVRVGDDLAGGGVIELAWDVIYMTWICTLGSALFGNWVWWAYLVIPAFGAYKLFNFARPFLGMFLPGIFGPRQPRAEGGAEPAAGAAADEPAESKRQAKLRARMEKGDKRVQQKQVRAAR
- the rlmE gene encoding Ribosomal RNA large subunit methyltransferase E, whose amino-acid sequence is MRAALPALKASSSSKQWLARQARDPFVRARAGEDSASTTAKTPKTYRARSSFKLDELARKHPAILSGRAVVDLGAAPGGWSQVAERAIRHRHGVVVAVDLLPIEPMPGVEVVTGDFFAPDVRSRVEQLLAAGDRYDRTTADVVLSDMMAAMSGNRVRDVQASLDLVEAATEFAHLVLRPADGDYYAGGSLVMKYFHHPDLVEFKKTQLDPCFAKVVTDKPKASRAESSEAYFVCLGYKGRAGGSV